One segment of Macadamia integrifolia cultivar HAES 741 unplaced genomic scaffold, SCU_Mint_v3 scaffold_5A, whole genome shotgun sequence DNA contains the following:
- the LOC122071708 gene encoding protein NUCLEAR FUSION DEFECTIVE 4 — MPTSTTIQWLSLVGNIWLQSISGTNTDFPAYSSQLKQLLSISQIQLNNLAFASDAGKLFGWFSGIAAIHLPLWLVLLIGSILGMIGYGFQFLFLIKGISSLSYWQYFLLTSLAGNSICWINTVCYVTAIRNFPSNRQVAVGISTSYASLTAKIFTNIVEWVFSSSPMKKAEGYLLLNSIVPIGVSMLTAPLLREVEVKKDKEKEKHIGGGFIVMFVITIVTGIYAVIGSMRTISNGISPWILVVGMGFLLAAPLVIPLVTWFRVILESKSWWSNSMREKRIHHLQVTDQVCVSEEIEIEIKEAQLEFEVEEEDVEIIRAKEEIGVMLMIQRVDFWLYFFVYMFGATLGLVYLNNLGQVAESRGYCQTSSLVSLSSSFGFFGRLLPSLLDHFFSKSRYMISRTAFIATLMVPIAGAFFLLLNPANLSLYISTAIIGVCTGAISSVSVSLTPELFGTKNFSVNHNIVVANIPLGSLIFGYMAAILYQRAGFEGHGRCMGVECYRKTFIIWGSTCSLGTLLAFILYLRTRKFYLQRL, encoded by the exons ATGCCTACTTCAACTACCATTCAATGGCTAAGCCTAGTGGGTAACATTTGGCTCCAATCAATCAGTGGAACAAACACAGATTTCCCAGCTTACTCATCCCAGCTCAAACAACTCCTTTCAATCTCCCAAATTCAACTAAACAATCTAGCATTTGCTTCAGATGCAGGGAAGCTCTTTGGTTGGTTTTCCGGCATTGCCGCAATTCACCTTCCTCTTTGGTTAGTACTCTTGATTGGTTCCATCCTTGGGATGATTGGTTATGGTTTCCAATTCCTATTCCTTAtcaagggaatctcttcacttTCATATTGGCAGTACTTCTTGCTCACTTCTCTAGCTGGAAATAGCATTTGTTGGATCAATACAGTTTGTTATGTTACGGCCATTCGAAATTTCCCATCTAATCGACAAGTTGCAGTGGGGATATCGACGAGCTATGCCAGTTTAACTGCAAAGATTTTTACTAATATAGTCGAATgggtcttctcttcttcacccATGAAGAAGGCTGAAGGGTATCTTCTTCTTAATTCAATTGTGCCTATAGGAGTCTctatgctcactgcacctcttCTTAGAGAGGTTGAGGTGAAGAAGGataaggagaaggagaagcatATAGGAGGAGGTTTCATTGTTATGTTTGTTATAACAATAGTAACCGGAATTTACGCCGTGATCGGAAGCATGAGAACGATATCCAATGGTATCTCGCCGTGGATTCTTGTGGTTGGCATGGGGTTTCTGCTAGCTGCTCCACTAGTGATCCCTTTGGTCACTTGGTTTAGAGTGATTTTGGAGAGTAAATCTTGGTGGAGTAATAgcatgagagagaagagaattcATCATCTTCAAGTGACTGATCAGGTTTGTGTTAGTGAGGAAATAGAGATTGAGATCAAAGAAGCACAATTAGAgtttgaagttgaagaagaagatgttgagATCATTAGAGCTAAAGAAGAGATTGGAGTGATGTTAATGATTCAAAGGGTGGACTTCTGGTTATATTTCTTTGTTTATATGTTTGGTGCAACACTTGGGTTGGTATATTTGAACAACTTAGGCCAAGTAGCTGAGTCTCGTGGATACTGTCAGACTTCTTCTTTGGTCTCATTGTCTTCCTCCTTTGGTTTCTTTGGgcgtctccttccttctctcctaGACCATTTTTTCTCAAA AAGTAGGTACATGATATCAAGAACAGCATTTATAGCAACACTGATGGTCCCAATAGCAGGAGCATTTTTCTTACTTCTCAACCCTGCCAATCTCTCTCTATACATCAGTACCGCGATTATCGGAGTATGCACCGGTGCAATTTCTTCAGTTTCAGTCTCATTGACACCGGAGTTATTTGGTACCAAGAATTTCAGTGTGAATCATAACATCGTCGTTGCAAATATTCCTTTGGGTTCATTAATATTTGGTTACATGGCAGCCATTCTTTATCAAAGAGCTGGATTTGAAGGACATGGGAGATGCATGGGGGTTGAATGTTATAGAAAGACATTTATCATATGGGGTTCTACTTGCTCTCTAGGAACTCTTCTTGCTTTCATCCTCTATCTTCGGACTCGAAAATTTTACTTGCAGAGGCTTTGA